The sequence below is a genomic window from Draconibacterium halophilum.
TAATTTTTGGGAAAAGCCTCTTAACTAGTTCAATCTTCGAATTGTTTACTCCAAAAAACTCAAGGAGATCAATTCCTTCCAGTAAAATTTGTTTATCCAATGTATATTTTTAAATAATTAAGCACGACAAATTTACGAAAATAAAATCCCGTTATCGAATGTTTTAAGGCTTTGATCATCAATTTATGAATGATTGAAAAGAAACGACTATTTTATTTTGAAAACATTTTAACCACCCAAAGAATAAGATAAAGACCTAAGCCAACGCCGGCGAATAGAACACCAACAACAAATGCAATTCTAATCATTTTTACATCCCAACCTAATTTTCCGCTGAGCCATTCTGATACTCCTAAAATCATATGTATAGTTTAATTTAAATTTGAAATGCAAGATATTAAATTCTTATTTGGATTAGGAATAAGAAATGTGATAAGTCCTAAAAAATTGAACTTTTAATTAAACGCGTGTATTAACACCAAAAAATATATGCGCTCTAATTCATTCGTAAAAATTACCGGCCTCTTTGTTTTCCTGGTTTCTTTATCAATCTATAGTTTTACTTTAGAACCTTCCACTAGCTTTTGGGATTGCAGCGAGTTTATTCTTTCGGCCACAAAACTGGAGGTAAATCATCCGGCGGGAGCTCCGCTTTTTATGTTGTTGGGGCGCCTGTTTACGTTGCTTTCGTTCGGAAATCCTCAAAAAATAGCCTGGACAATCAACTTTATGTCGGGCTTTTTTAGTGCTTTAACCATTTTCTTACTTTATCACGTCATTATAAAATTGGTAGCAAAAATGTCTGATTCCACGACATTGATTATCGGGAGTGCTGTTATTGGCGCTTTAACATTCGCGGTCAGCGATTCGTTTTGGTTTTCGGCAGTTGAGGGAGAGGTGTACGCACTTTCCATGTTTTTTCTCATTCTTTCGTTTTGGGCAACATTAAAATGGGACGAGCAATTCGGACAACCCGGCAACGAAAAATGGATATTGTTTTTAGCACTTATAACGGGCCTGGGAATAGGTGTTCATTTGTTGAATTTGCTGGTTCTGCCTTCGGTGGTAATGATTATGGGATTCAGAAAATATGGGTACTCTATAAAAAAGCTGGTGCTATTTTTCG
It includes:
- a CDS encoding PspC domain-containing protein, which produces MILGVSEWLSGKLGWDVKMIRIAFVVGVLFAGVGLGLYLILWVVKMFSK